Below is a genomic region from Salvelinus fontinalis isolate EN_2023a chromosome 2, ASM2944872v1, whole genome shotgun sequence.
ACACTTGCTGCAGGTGACCATGTGGCCACACTCCAGCAGCACACAGTCAATGGGAGAGTCCATGCAGATCCGACAGAGGTTCTCCTCCTGGCTCTTGGGAGCTGCAGGGTCTATGGCACAACGACATGGAaaagaggagaggtctctattgAGTGTGGTCTAAATAACTCTATTTGGGTCATCTTTCATTGTATTATATTTGGCAGGTTGCACATAACATGTTACATTTAAGCAGTGTGGGACCAAATTTTTACTACGGATCAATGTATGATTTACATAAACTTCAAGTGTTCCTCAAATTGTGTTCCAGCCCTTTGGCAGTAAAATGGTTTTCATCACCGATTCTCTTGTCTTTTGAACTTGAAACAAGACCCTTACCTTCTTCATTTTTTGTATTTGAAACTGGAAAAAAGAAACAAAGAATTGAactgatattattattttttaaatccaggCTAAAATTCCACATCAGTCATCCCCagatataatacagtatatgccatttagcagacacttacaGTAGCCTACAGTGAGTGCATATTTGTTAATACATGTGACCCCAGTGGGAAATCGCATCCACTTCCTTGGGATTGCTAGCGCTTTTACCAAATGAGCCTCACATGACCACATCCTGGAAATGCTCACCTAGGTTCTGGAGGTCCTTCTGGTCGTTGTAGAGGCGGGTGACCCTCTCCATCAGCTCCCACTTCTCGCAGCAGCCTTTGTAGTTGACAAAGTTGCGGGCCAAGATCTCCTTGAGCTGGCGCACGCTCAGGCCCTCGATATCCTCCACGCGgctcaggtcagacagagaggctCTGCGGCCGGGCATCAGGGTCTCCTCGCTGTCCGATGACTGCAGGAACAGGACAACCATGGAGGTGGGTCAGAATAGTAATGTGTATTTTGTCTGGTCTCTTTTACTTTTGTCTGGCCAGTGTATATTTTGCCACATCTTTGAGTTTGTCAACAACAGTGGTATGCTACATTTCAAAACATGGATTTTTTTTGGAATCATAATAACATTGTATTTTGTGTGGTCTTTGCatgtctctgctgctgtctgaCATCGATTATCCTCTTGGTGGTCGTAGGCATCCCTCCATCTAACAGCTACTGATTAATCAATCCCAAAACCTTGAGCTTAGTGTTTACCTCTTCgtcctcatcatcctcctcctcctcctcctcatcagagaTCTGCTCTGACTCTGCCTCAGGGGCTGATTGTTCTGGCTGCTCTGGGCTCAATGTGTCTGGGCTGGTAGGGCCCTGTGTCTGGGGAGGGGACGGTGTGTCTGGGGAGGGGACATTGTTGTGAGCCCCGGGCTGGGAGGACACGGTCTCACTGCTTCTGCTGGTGCTGGGGGTCTGCTGGCCCAGGACCAGCTCAACCAGCTCCTCCTTTTCCCGGCATGTCTGGGTGGGCACCTCGTGCAGGTGGAGGTAGTCACGCAGCTCCCGCACCTAGTGTTTGGGGTTATTGTTGAATTTCATCTGACACacactatttatatttttcctACTCCTCGTGTAAAAAAAACTAAACTACATTACCATGCTTATAATGCAGTTACTAATGTACTCATGTAACATCGTGTCATCATGACAACATCTTAATACAATTTGGTAACTAGTGTAATTAAAGTGTTATTACACAGATAAGAGTAATAGAATGAAAAGTGTTACTGCTTTAACTTTCACCTGACTTAGCTACAATATATGTAGTTTGACGTGTAGCTTAACCCAATGCATTTGTCCTTGTTTATTTgccattaaaataaaaaatacgaaGAGAAAAGCGGCACACCTTGAGTCTCATCAACTGGGCGCGGTCGAAGAGGGTTCCGTGAAATCGCTGACATGTGTGGCAGAGGCGCGGGCGTGGCGGCTCCAGCTGCACCGAGCAGCGGCCACAGAAGTTCTTCTTGCAGTCCACACAGACATGCTGGGGTAGGGAGAAAGGGGTAGGGAGAAAGGAGGACAAGACACGGTGAGGGTGAAACTCTTACCAAGAAATGAACGATCACTGAAAGAATAACACTCCGGTGTGTGTGCGCCGCACAGCCTTTTGTTCCAGCTGAGCACTAGACTAGAACCTTATTGTTGAGAAGTTGAATCAAAAGTGTTCGCCAAAGATGCGGTTAAGAGGTCAGTGGAACTTGACCAAAACATTAGAAACGACATGGAAACGCGTGGAGGAAAGATGCCATGGGGGAAAAGATCCCGAATCTCCTGATTGTCCCCCCCAACAAAATTAgcctacatttaggctattgtttatacagtatgtgtatttcacactatgttgatGTAAAAATCAGAGTACAATGCTTGTCAACACcaatacatgttcatgtcatcgtcaccaatcaactgcattgCAGTTAAATACAACTTTGACTACCACCACCAATTtctctatgctagctatgctaccagcttATACGAACAGGAGTTAGCGtttagcagtcacttcttctaaacctgaaaatGGACTACTTCTAAATGTTATGCAGCGAAAACTGCCaatatatcaaaataaaatgtagtaaccacattgtgggcctgttacaatacatcaatcatgACGGATTTGACGAATATTCACTTTGTTAGAtgttagccagcagcataccaccctgcatac
It encodes:
- the LOC129818931 gene encoding E3 ubiquitin-protein ligase rififylin-like gives rise to the protein MWTSCCSWSCLEPTATVEENGSSWRQAYTNSGNSQSPISPELLCKACGGHFDTIAIKHVCVDCKKNFCGRCSVQLEPPRPRLCHTCQRFHGTLFDRAQLMRLKVRELRDYLHLHEVPTQTCREKEELVELVLGQQTPSTSRSSETVSSQPGAHNNVPSPDTPSPPQTQGPTSPDTLSPEQPEQSAPEAESEQISDEEEEEEDDEDEESSDSEETLMPGRRASLSDLSRVEDIEGLSVRQLKEILARNFVNYKGCCEKWELMERVTRLYNDQKDLQNLVSNTKNEEDPAAPKSQEENLCRICMDSPIDCVLLECGHMVTCSKCGKRMSECPICRQYVVRAVHVFRS